The Lentzea guizhouensis genome contains a region encoding:
- a CDS encoding TetR/AcrR family transcriptional regulator C-terminal domain-containing protein yields the protein MPKGISREKVVAAALELLNEKGMEGVTVRALAARLDVRAPALYWHVRNKQELLDEMSTTVLRRIMEAAPAATTDWRDGLAAYARVLRAEYLRHRDGARIFSGARISDPEVVLLKEPLYQRWTEAGLTLAEADDALDLVVAFVVGFVIEEQERLQSADDDPARYSLPERDAWLGERAPLVKAAGHLRDDGDQRFERHLAMVLDGVSARYDRRTSGTA from the coding sequence ATGCCGAAGGGGATCTCGCGGGAGAAGGTCGTGGCCGCCGCGTTGGAGCTGCTCAACGAAAAGGGCATGGAAGGCGTCACCGTCCGCGCGCTCGCGGCACGTCTCGACGTCCGCGCACCGGCCCTGTACTGGCACGTGCGCAACAAGCAGGAGCTGCTCGACGAGATGAGCACCACGGTCCTGCGCCGGATCATGGAGGCGGCGCCGGCCGCCACCACGGACTGGCGCGACGGCCTCGCGGCCTACGCCCGCGTGCTCCGCGCCGAGTACCTGCGCCACCGCGACGGCGCCCGCATCTTCAGCGGCGCGCGGATCTCCGACCCCGAGGTGGTGCTGCTGAAGGAACCCCTGTACCAGCGCTGGACGGAGGCGGGGCTGACCCTCGCGGAGGCGGACGACGCCCTGGACCTGGTCGTCGCGTTCGTCGTCGGCTTCGTGATCGAGGAGCAGGAACGGCTCCAGTCGGCCGACGACGACCCCGCGCGGTACTCACTGCCGGAACGGGACGCCTGGCTGGGCGAGCGCGCACCGCTGGTCAAAGCCGCCGGGCACCTTCGTGATGACGGCGACCAGCGGTTCGAGCGCCACCTCGCCATGGTCCTGGACGGTGTGTCGGCCCGGTACGACAGGCGAACCAGCGGTACGGCCTGA
- a CDS encoding DUF5624 domain-containing protein gives MRYRPNPHFMRLFEMFTSAPGSIGQNLQRRLGEAHSDSPLLLATGTDLVLFPGGGRPPTSVDFRKGTRGFFEITAVSHLGLTIPYLARLRELGDVSWETAAKELVAQCRVVQDFNSVSYWRDEVAVAAWRGHEEKIADLVDYTCATTADYLERAMENPELLTFEYLRANLLEGDGPHAVPVPFNDMMAATFALSALDSVHRSLKWLHEQAIDWARLMVIVAGGAGRPSAGLTWQTNNVCPLLYEASGHELDPARLIIAPTAPTLEPEQFADAEVCARAEAQYRKFWYGCLSSVEMSRLMWPDHPAFEKRIDQAPVVDPATEVVNAMPRVRSVHDKRAIVTRLRYVMEDPAAQIATAGLQFVLDQLSANGNRPELVEIPGFTGTTYPAGRVDLR, from the coding sequence ATGCGATACCGACCCAACCCGCACTTCATGCGGTTGTTCGAGATGTTCACCTCCGCGCCGGGCAGCATCGGCCAGAACCTGCAGCGGCGGCTGGGCGAGGCCCACTCCGACTCCCCGTTGCTGCTGGCGACGGGCACCGACCTGGTGCTGTTCCCCGGCGGCGGACGCCCGCCCACGTCGGTCGACTTCAGGAAGGGCACCAGGGGGTTCTTCGAGATCACCGCGGTCTCGCACCTCGGCCTCACGATTCCCTACCTGGCGAGGTTGCGCGAGCTCGGCGACGTCAGCTGGGAGACCGCGGCCAAGGAGCTCGTCGCGCAATGCCGCGTCGTCCAGGACTTCAACAGCGTCTCGTACTGGCGTGACGAGGTCGCGGTCGCCGCGTGGCGGGGGCATGAGGAGAAGATCGCCGATCTCGTCGACTACACCTGTGCGACCACCGCGGACTACTTGGAACGCGCGATGGAGAACCCGGAGCTCCTGACGTTCGAGTATCTGCGCGCGAACCTGCTCGAAGGCGACGGACCGCACGCGGTACCCGTGCCGTTCAACGACATGATGGCGGCGACCTTCGCCCTCTCCGCACTGGACTCGGTGCACCGGAGCCTGAAGTGGCTCCACGAGCAGGCAATCGACTGGGCGCGGCTGATGGTGATCGTCGCCGGTGGTGCCGGACGCCCGAGCGCCGGCCTGACCTGGCAGACCAACAACGTGTGCCCGCTGCTCTACGAAGCGTCGGGCCACGAGCTGGACCCGGCCCGGCTGATCATCGCCCCGACCGCCCCGACCCTCGAACCCGAGCAGTTCGCCGACGCCGAGGTCTGCGCTCGGGCCGAGGCGCAGTACCGCAAGTTCTGGTACGGCTGCCTGTCGTCGGTCGAGATGAGCCGTCTCATGTGGCCGGACCACCCCGCCTTCGAGAAGAGGATCGACCAGGCGCCCGTGGTCGACCCCGCCACCGAGGTGGTCAACGCGATGCCGCGCGTCCGGTCGGTCCACGACAAACGGGCCATCGTGACCAGGCTCCGCTACGTCATGGAGGACCCGGCCGCACAGATCGCGACCGCCGGCCTGCAGTTCGTGCTCGACCAGTTGAGTGCCAACGGAAACCGGCCCGAGCTCGTCGAGATCCCCGGCTTCACCGGCACCACCTACCCGGCGGGTCGCGTTGACCTCCGCTGA
- a CDS encoding response regulator transcription factor → MAGVTEEAPGDAPAITVLIADDDPVVRFGLTMMLRGATDVRVVADASDGAEAVELAARHAPDVVLMDIRMPGTDGITATETLHARGHAPQIVVLTTFDSDAHVLRALRAGAAGFLLKDTPPEELVTAIRQAAQGRPVLSPEVTRRLIDRVAGAGLGRDARAEAARRRLNTLAPRERTVAIDVGAGRSNAEIAARHHLGLATIKTHVSAILTKLDLENRVQIALLVHDADLDPQA, encoded by the coding sequence GTGGCCGGCGTGACCGAGGAAGCACCGGGCGACGCCCCGGCCATCACGGTGCTGATCGCCGACGACGACCCGGTCGTGCGCTTCGGCCTGACCATGATGCTGCGCGGCGCCACCGACGTGCGGGTGGTCGCCGATGCGAGCGACGGCGCCGAGGCGGTCGAACTGGCCGCCCGCCACGCACCCGACGTGGTGCTGATGGACATCCGCATGCCCGGCACCGACGGCATCACCGCCACCGAGACCCTCCACGCCCGTGGCCACGCGCCCCAGATCGTCGTGCTCACCACCTTCGACTCCGACGCCCACGTCCTGCGCGCCCTCCGCGCGGGCGCGGCCGGCTTCCTGCTGAAGGACACCCCGCCCGAGGAGCTCGTCACCGCCATCCGCCAGGCGGCACAAGGCAGACCGGTGCTCTCGCCCGAGGTCACCCGCCGCCTCATCGACCGCGTCGCGGGCGCGGGACTCGGCCGCGACGCCCGCGCCGAAGCAGCACGCCGTCGTCTGAACACCCTCGCCCCGCGCGAACGCACCGTGGCCATCGACGTCGGCGCCGGGCGCTCCAACGCCGAGATCGCCGCCCGCCACCACCTGGGCCTGGCCACCATCAAAACCCACGTCTCGGCCATCCTCACCAAGCTGGACCTCGAGAACCGCGTCCAGATCGCCCTGCTCGTCCACGACGCCGACCTCGACCCGCAAGCGTGA
- a CDS encoding MFS transporter: MLLLANVLADTVVVTPMLVLPQILDHYDTDQAAWVSSSAMLAGAMLAPLFGKSADVHGKRRVLTAALLVAGGGGLICLLAPGLWVFVLGRMVQGAAVAGVFLTVALVQDLCTPKVAMTAVGAVTAGAGIVSLVVNVSVEQLVAQHGFRVVFLASAALAVVAVVLIRFLVPEPATRTAGRLDVAGAVLFGGGVTALLAFISFGGDIGWFSPGALALLAGGAAALAAWVRAAGRVPEPVIDIRNLDRALVFTLLVTVLGTGAVQSMDQLLSVIAQVPAERGLGYGFDATGSLSLLFGIPAIGIMAGGLLSGWVAARLDPSVALAGGVVAGTTGAVGMFAGASSFYGAISFAVLLNLCLGVLLVSGFTMAAVLAPPERQAVTASMVSVMSATGSVVMSFVGAAVLSATDVVVVGTVVNSAVGVYAYIGISAGALAIAVVLAWVLVAQRRRG; the protein is encoded by the coding sequence GTGTTGCTCCTGGCCAACGTGCTGGCGGACACCGTGGTCGTGACCCCCATGCTCGTGTTGCCCCAGATCCTCGACCACTACGACACCGACCAGGCGGCGTGGGTCAGCTCCAGTGCGATGCTGGCGGGGGCGATGCTGGCGCCGTTGTTCGGCAAGAGCGCCGACGTTCACGGCAAACGCCGGGTGCTGACGGCGGCACTGCTCGTCGCGGGAGGCGGTGGGCTCATCTGCCTGCTGGCCCCCGGCCTGTGGGTCTTCGTCCTGGGCCGGATGGTGCAGGGCGCCGCGGTGGCCGGGGTCTTCCTCACCGTCGCACTCGTCCAGGACCTCTGCACGCCGAAGGTCGCGATGACCGCGGTGGGCGCGGTGACCGCCGGCGCCGGCATCGTGAGCCTCGTCGTGAACGTGTCGGTGGAACAGTTGGTCGCCCAGCACGGGTTCCGCGTGGTGTTCCTGGCCTCGGCGGCGCTCGCGGTCGTGGCCGTGGTCCTCATCCGGTTCCTCGTCCCGGAACCGGCCACCAGGACGGCGGGACGCCTCGACGTCGCCGGCGCCGTGCTCTTCGGCGGCGGGGTGACCGCACTGCTCGCCTTCATCAGCTTCGGAGGCGACATCGGCTGGTTCAGCCCTGGTGCGCTCGCCCTGCTCGCCGGCGGTGCCGCCGCCCTGGCCGCGTGGGTCAGGGCGGCCGGGCGGGTGCCCGAGCCCGTGATCGACATCAGGAACCTCGACCGGGCACTGGTCTTCACCCTCCTCGTGACCGTGCTGGGCACCGGCGCGGTGCAGAGCATGGACCAGCTCCTCAGCGTCATCGCGCAGGTACCGGCGGAACGAGGTCTCGGGTACGGGTTCGACGCCACGGGATCGCTGAGCCTGCTGTTCGGCATCCCGGCCATCGGCATCATGGCCGGAGGACTGCTCTCCGGCTGGGTCGCCGCACGCCTCGACCCCTCGGTGGCCTTGGCCGGGGGAGTGGTGGCCGGAACCACCGGCGCGGTCGGGATGTTCGCCGGCGCTTCCTCGTTCTACGGCGCGATCTCCTTCGCGGTCCTGCTCAACCTGTGCCTCGGTGTGCTTCTGGTCTCCGGTTTCACCATGGCGGCGGTGCTCGCGCCGCCGGAGCGCCAGGCGGTTACCGCGAGCATGGTGTCGGTCATGAGCGCGACCGGCTCGGTCGTCATGAGCTTCGTGGGCGCGGCCGTGCTCTCCGCCACCGACGTGGTCGTGGTCGGGACCGTCGTGAACTCGGCGGTCGGCGTGTACGCCTACATCGGGATTTCGGCCGGTGCGCTGGCGATCGCCGTCGTCCTGGCCTGGGTTCTGGTCGCACAGCGGCGCCGGGGGTGA
- a CDS encoding alpha/beta fold hydrolase, whose amino-acid sequence MTQHSSTPPQGASPLTADANSTAHRFVDVDGMQIFYREAGPSDAPVLLLPHGYPCSSFQYRRLMPALADRWRLVAPDYPGFGLSDTPPADAFGFDFDAYAGFLEAFCDELGLDRYALYLHDYGSQIGLRLAIRRPDRVAAIIIQNGDIYEDTLGPKYQPLQEYWRDPSDSNRAALEEAVSEEGFRSEFVGEVSEEQAARFPPELWKLHWPLMNTPQRRDLVRKLMEGLKDNLEWFPRYQEYLREHQPQALIVWGPNDGYMPEESARAYLRDIPKAELVFTDGGHWLLETHLEQVVPVIRRFLSTIF is encoded by the coding sequence ATGACCCAACACAGTTCGACACCACCGCAGGGAGCTTCGCCGCTGACCGCCGATGCGAACTCGACAGCTCATCGCTTCGTCGACGTCGACGGGATGCAGATCTTCTACCGCGAAGCAGGCCCGAGCGACGCACCTGTGCTGTTGCTCCCGCACGGCTACCCGTGCTCGTCGTTCCAGTACCGGCGGCTCATGCCGGCACTGGCGGACCGGTGGCGCCTGGTGGCTCCGGACTACCCCGGCTTCGGCCTGAGCGACACGCCGCCGGCCGATGCCTTCGGCTTCGACTTCGACGCCTATGCGGGCTTTCTCGAAGCCTTCTGCGACGAGCTGGGCCTTGACCGGTATGCCTTGTACCTGCACGACTACGGTTCGCAGATCGGCCTGCGGCTGGCCATCCGGCGTCCCGACCGCGTGGCCGCGATCATCATCCAGAACGGCGACATCTACGAAGACACGCTCGGACCCAAGTACCAGCCACTTCAGGAATACTGGCGCGATCCGTCGGACAGCAATCGGGCAGCGCTCGAAGAAGCGGTGAGCGAGGAGGGTTTTCGCTCCGAGTTCGTCGGCGAGGTGTCCGAGGAACAAGCCGCGCGGTTTCCACCTGAACTGTGGAAGCTCCACTGGCCGTTGATGAACACGCCGCAGCGGCGGGACCTGGTGCGCAAGCTGATGGAAGGCCTGAAGGACAACCTCGAATGGTTCCCGCGCTATCAGGAGTATCTGCGGGAACATCAGCCGCAGGCGCTCATCGTCTGGGGGCCGAACGACGGCTACATGCCCGAGGAATCCGCACGCGCCTACCTGCGCGACATCCCGAAGGCGGAGCTGGTGTTCACGGACGGCGGCCATTGGCTGCTCGAGACACACCTCGAGCAGGTGGTTCCAGTGATCCGCCGATTCCTGTCGACGATCTTTTAG